One Myotis daubentonii chromosome 3, mMyoDau2.1, whole genome shotgun sequence genomic window carries:
- the RPL22L1 gene encoding ribosomal protein eL22-like isoform X2 translates to MAPKVKKPKRTTWKFGLDLTHPVEDGIFDSANFEQFLREKVKVNGKTGNLGNVVHIERFKNKITVVSEKQFSKRYLKYLTKKYLKKNSLRDWLRVVASDKETYELRYFQISQDEDGSESED, encoded by the exons ATGGCGCCG AAAGTCAAGAAGCCTAAGAGGACAACCTGGAAGTTTGGTTTGGATCTTACCCACCCAGTAGAAGATGGCATTTTTGATTCTGCAAATTTT gaaCAGTTTCTACGGGAGAAGGTTAAAGTCAATGGGAAAACTGGAAATCTTGGGAATGTTGTTCACATTGAACGCTTCAAGAATAAAATCACAGTTGTTTCTGAGAAACAATTCTCTAAAAG aTATTTGAAATACCTTACCAAGAAATACCTCAAGAAGAATAGTCTTCGTGATTGGCTTCGTGTGGTTGCTTCTGACAAGGAGACGTATGAACTTCGTTACTTCCAGATTAGTCAAGATGAAGATGGGTCTGAATCTGAGGACTAG
- the RPL22L1 gene encoding ribosomal protein eL22-like isoform X1, giving the protein MAPVSERGLAAAVFPQKVKKPKRTTWKFGLDLTHPVEDGIFDSANFEQFLREKVKVNGKTGNLGNVVHIERFKNKITVVSEKQFSKRYLKYLTKKYLKKNSLRDWLRVVASDKETYELRYFQISQDEDGSESED; this is encoded by the exons ATGGCGCCGGTGAGTGAGCGCGGTCTGGCTGCGGCCGTCTTCCCCCAA AAAGTCAAGAAGCCTAAGAGGACAACCTGGAAGTTTGGTTTGGATCTTACCCACCCAGTAGAAGATGGCATTTTTGATTCTGCAAATTTT gaaCAGTTTCTACGGGAGAAGGTTAAAGTCAATGGGAAAACTGGAAATCTTGGGAATGTTGTTCACATTGAACGCTTCAAGAATAAAATCACAGTTGTTTCTGAGAAACAATTCTCTAAAAG aTATTTGAAATACCTTACCAAGAAATACCTCAAGAAGAATAGTCTTCGTGATTGGCTTCGTGTGGTTGCTTCTGACAAGGAGACGTATGAACTTCGTTACTTCCAGATTAGTCAAGATGAAGATGGGTCTGAATCTGAGGACTAG